The sequence GTCACCTCAACGCCCAGTTCGGTGATAGCCTGGTCGATCACAAGACCTGGGTCGTCGCTGGCGATGGCTGCCTGATGGAAGGGATCAATCACGAGGCGATTGGTCTTGCCGGCCATCTCAAGCTCGATCGGCTCAAGGTGCTGTGGGACGATAACCGGATCACAATTGATGGCGATACCGACCTTTCGACCAGCGAGGATATCGCCGCGCGGTTCAAGTCAGCAGGTTGGCACGTCACTTCGTGCGATGGCCATGACTTTGCCGACATTGCGCGCGCCCTGGCTGAGGCCGAAGCTGCCGACAAGCCGTCGCTGGTTGCCTGCCGGACCGTGATTGGGAAGGGCGCGCCCAACAAGCAGGGCGGCCACAATGTCCACGGCGCGCCGCTTGGCGCGGATGAAATCGCGGCTGCTCGGGAATACCTTGGCTGGACCGCTGCGCCATTCGAAGTTCCGGCGGAAATCCTGGCCGATTGGCGCTCGCTTGGCGCCAAGGGCGCTGCGACCCGGGCGGCATGGGAAGCGCGGCTGGTCGCCGATGCCCAGGGTGCCGAGTTCATGCGCCGGATGGCGGGTGAACTGCCGGCGGACAAGGGCGCGGCGCGTGATTATATGGCCTCGCTGGTCGCCGAGCCGCCCAAGGTTGCGACGCGCAAGTCCAGCGAAATGGCGCTTGAGGCCTTGACTGCGGCGATCCCCGAATTGGTGGGCGGTTCAGCTGACCTGACCGGCTCGAACCTGACCAAGACCAAGTCGACCGATCCACTCACTCCGGCCAATTACGGCGGACGCTATGTCTATTTTGGCATCCGTGAATTCGGCATGGCGGCTGCAATGAACGGGATGGCGCTGCATGGCGGCGTCATCCCTTATGGCGGCACTTTCCTGGTCTTCTCCGACTATTGCCGCAATGCGATCCGTCTCTCGGCAATCCAGCATGCTCGCGTCGTCTATGTCATGACGCATGACAGTCTCGGGGTGGGTGAGGATGGGCCGACTCACCAGCCGATCGAGCATGTGATGAGCCTGCGCGCGATTCCAAATCTGCTGGTCTTCCGCCCGGCCGATGCGATCGAAACTGCCGAGGCTTGGGCGCTGGCGCTTAAGGAAAGTGCGCGCCCCTCGGTTCTGGCGCTGACTCGCCAGAATCTGCCACCGCTGCGCGCGGATGCCGAAATGAAGTCGGCGCGGGGAGCATACCGGCTCAAGCCGGCGGACGCCGCGCGCAAGGTTGTGCTGGTGGCGACCGGGTCTGAAGTTTCGTTGGCGATGGATGTTGCCGCAGCGCTCGAAGGCAAGGGGATCGGGGCCGATGTCGTCTCGATGCCCTGTGCGGAGCTGTTTGACGAGCAGGACACCGCCTATCGCGCTGACCTCCTGCCTGCGGGCACGCTCAAAGTCTCGATCGAGGCCGGGGTAACGCTCGGCTGGCAGAAGTATGTCGGCGATGGCCTGACCATTGGCATTGACACCTTCGGCGCCTCCGGGCCGGCCGATCAACTGTTCAAGCATTTTGGCTTCTCAGTGGAAGCCATTGTTCCGAAAATTGAAGCCAGACTGGCTGCTTAGAAGGAGTTCTTCACATGGCGATCAAGGTTGCGATCAACGGTTTCGGGCGCATCGGGCGCAATGTGGCCCGCGCAAT comes from Novosphingobium ginsenosidimutans and encodes:
- the tkt gene encoding transketolase, whose translation is MTLDPSRLAPMANAIRALSMDAVQAANSGHPGMPMGMADVATVLFSQFLKFDPAAPKWPDRDRFVLSAGHGSMLIYSLLHLTGYAAPTMDDIRNFRQLGSPCAGHPENFELPGVECTTGPLGQGLAMAVGMALAERHLNAQFGDSLVDHKTWVVAGDGCLMEGINHEAIGLAGHLKLDRLKVLWDDNRITIDGDTDLSTSEDIAARFKSAGWHVTSCDGHDFADIARALAEAEAADKPSLVACRTVIGKGAPNKQGGHNVHGAPLGADEIAAAREYLGWTAAPFEVPAEILADWRSLGAKGAATRAAWEARLVADAQGAEFMRRMAGELPADKGAARDYMASLVAEPPKVATRKSSEMALEALTAAIPELVGGSADLTGSNLTKTKSTDPLTPANYGGRYVYFGIREFGMAAAMNGMALHGGVIPYGGTFLVFSDYCRNAIRLSAIQHARVVYVMTHDSLGVGEDGPTHQPIEHVMSLRAIPNLLVFRPADAIETAEAWALALKESARPSVLALTRQNLPPLRADAEMKSARGAYRLKPADAARKVVLVATGSEVSLAMDVAAALEGKGIGADVVSMPCAELFDEQDTAYRADLLPAGTLKVSIEAGVTLGWQKYVGDGLTIGIDTFGASGPADQLFKHFGFSVEAIVPKIEARLAA